A genome region from Fervidobacterium changbaicum includes the following:
- a CDS encoding alpha/beta hydrolase-fold protein, producing the protein MSFVLSGNIFKKSVLLSIAMLLSVFVTLFGFKVTFVVEVPTYTPFDDDDVYIAGTFNNWNPKDERYKLERAGEVYTITLELNGPIEFKFTRGSWETVEKGQKGQEIPNRVLNVDKDMVVNITVNHWRDFVEKQQAGLRKTYTGNIKLIKDFYSPELGNKRDIIIYLPPDYETSDERYPVLYMHDGQNIFDASTSFSGVEWGADESAEELIKKGLMRPIIIVGIYYTGAERINEYSPWVDSSYGGGKGDLYAKFIVNTLKPYIDEHFRTLPDRENTAIMGSSMGGLISLYIGFEYNDVFSKIGAMSPSVWFANRKLVEYVRNAQVEDFTMVYVDIGTAEGSNPVDRLNDARELYKVLLQKENLEVFYIEDRGAPHSESAWARRLPEVLLYFFGKE; encoded by the coding sequence ATGAGTTTTGTTTTATCAGGAAACATATTTAAAAAGAGCGTGCTTTTGTCTATTGCAATGCTCTTGAGTGTTTTTGTAACACTATTTGGATTCAAGGTTACGTTCGTTGTTGAGGTTCCAACGTACACACCTTTTGATGATGATGATGTTTACATAGCGGGTACGTTTAATAACTGGAATCCAAAAGACGAAAGGTACAAGTTGGAAAGGGCTGGAGAGGTTTATACGATAACACTTGAGCTTAACGGACCGATTGAATTCAAATTTACCCGAGGTTCATGGGAGACCGTTGAAAAGGGTCAAAAAGGTCAGGAGATTCCTAACAGGGTGCTGAACGTTGACAAAGATATGGTTGTTAATATCACCGTAAATCACTGGAGGGATTTTGTGGAAAAGCAGCAAGCAGGTCTGAGAAAGACGTACACTGGAAACATAAAGTTGATTAAGGATTTTTATTCTCCAGAGCTCGGGAACAAAAGAGACATAATCATCTACCTTCCACCGGATTACGAAACTTCGGATGAGAGGTATCCCGTTCTGTACATGCACGACGGTCAGAATATCTTCGATGCCTCAACTTCGTTTTCGGGTGTTGAGTGGGGTGCAGATGAAAGTGCGGAAGAGTTAATTAAAAAAGGTTTGATGCGTCCGATTATAATTGTTGGGATATACTACACGGGCGCGGAAAGGATAAACGAGTACTCCCCTTGGGTTGATTCAAGTTACGGAGGAGGAAAAGGAGATCTGTATGCGAAGTTCATTGTAAACACCCTCAAACCTTACATCGATGAGCATTTCAGAACCTTACCAGACAGAGAAAACACAGCCATAATGGGTTCGTCGATGGGTGGTTTGATTTCACTTTACATAGGTTTTGAATACAACGATGTCTTTTCGAAAATAGGTGCGATGAGTCCATCTGTTTGGTTTGCAAATAGGAAGTTGGTAGAATATGTAAGAAATGCACAAGTTGAAGATTTTACAATGGTGTACGTCGATATTGGAACAGCAGAGGGTTCTAATCCAGTAGACCGCTTAAACGATGCTCGCGAGCTTTACAAGGTCTTGCTCCAAAAGGAGAATCTTGAAGTATTCTACATCGAAGATAGGGGAGCCCCACACTCTGAAAGTGCTTGGGCAAGGCGGCTACCAGAAGTTCTACTTTATTTCTTTGGTAAAGAGTAG
- a CDS encoding FG-GAP repeat domain-containing protein → MRIEEYNVALSSENLSLNYVRNSSTVRKYKIPATVEITVYEKSPMIDEKTLNKIKILKMMLEKLTGKKLKIYLPGTQYEISVNKKDAQEVVEFENETESLNLQYSNFSATGQVKTKDGRTIDFSIQASLFQMTYSYEKVSGKVVDPLALDLKSPTGKEQVVELDLNFDGKLEKFYIGNGRGLLVYDKNGNGKVDDARELLGPVTGDGFSELGKLDSDGDNWIDEDDVEFLKLKIWTTDENGRQKLVGLLDLNVGAIFLGSVTTPFDYYDTIIRRTGIYLTENGSVGTVRQVDFKV, encoded by the coding sequence ATGAGAATAGAAGAATACAACGTAGCACTTTCGTCAGAAAACCTTAGTTTGAATTACGTGCGAAACTCTTCAACGGTTCGTAAATACAAAATTCCAGCAACTGTTGAAATCACGGTTTATGAAAAATCGCCTATGATCGATGAGAAGACTTTGAACAAGATCAAGATACTCAAGATGATGTTGGAAAAACTGACAGGTAAGAAGTTGAAAATCTATCTTCCAGGAACACAATACGAGATTTCCGTAAACAAAAAAGACGCACAAGAAGTTGTTGAGTTTGAAAATGAGACAGAATCTTTGAATCTCCAATACTCAAACTTCTCGGCAACCGGACAAGTAAAGACAAAAGACGGCAGAACAATAGATTTTTCCATTCAAGCTTCGCTCTTCCAAATGACCTATTCATATGAAAAGGTATCTGGAAAAGTTGTGGATCCACTTGCCCTTGATTTAAAATCACCGACCGGCAAGGAGCAAGTCGTCGAACTTGACCTGAATTTTGATGGAAAGCTCGAAAAATTCTACATCGGTAACGGGCGAGGGCTGCTCGTGTACGATAAGAACGGAAACGGGAAGGTAGACGATGCAAGAGAATTGCTCGGACCTGTAACTGGTGATGGGTTTTCTGAACTGGGCAAGCTGGACAGTGACGGAGATAATTGGATAGATGAAGACGATGTGGAGTTCTTAAAACTGAAAATCTGGACAACTGATGAAAATGGAAGGCAAAAACTTGTTGGCTTGTTAGACCTGAACGTTGGGGCGATATTTCTTGGAAGCGTAACTACTCCTTTTGACTACTACGATACGATTATAAGACGTACGGGTATTTACCTTACTGAGAACGGAAGTGTCGGAACGGTCAGGCAAGTCGATTTCAAAGTGTGA
- a CDS encoding M20 metallopeptidase family protein has translation MGMENISNAISPIEMRHRLHMSPELAFNEYKTQEIIIKELEKLGVKYEKIAKTGLVVLIEQSPAKPSVLYRADMDALPIREETGWEFASKNEGLMHACGHDVHMSVMYGVIKKILEEKIEGNYVFVFQPAEETIGGAKYVLDELREKYKVKCATALHVTDEYKLGEFASTNGTLFACAMEITAKFKGVSAHIAQKEKGIDAIRNAVGFLSEFYNNPIDDSTLGRRVLAGFGKMFGGNVRNAVADYAQVEGSIRGETLEIVFENFQKLTKMVEKYGGTLEKGSLYPPVVNNTVIYGLFKDFVSKNSYKFIDCGMKYTGEDFGFFTMKYPSLMFWAGVRTGNEVIGLHHPKFLPGDEVIPHLVDFMVKWLVELYNEF, from the coding sequence ATGGGTATGGAAAACATTTCAAATGCCATTTCACCGATAGAAATGAGACACAGACTTCACATGTCGCCAGAGCTCGCGTTTAACGAGTACAAAACCCAAGAAATAATTATCAAAGAACTTGAAAAACTCGGAGTTAAGTACGAAAAGATCGCGAAAACAGGTCTAGTTGTCCTTATAGAACAATCTCCTGCGAAACCTTCGGTTCTCTACAGAGCCGATATGGATGCACTCCCGATAAGAGAAGAAACAGGCTGGGAATTTGCTTCAAAAAACGAAGGACTTATGCACGCGTGTGGTCATGATGTCCATATGTCTGTGATGTACGGTGTAATTAAGAAGATTCTGGAAGAAAAAATAGAGGGAAACTACGTCTTCGTTTTCCAGCCTGCGGAAGAAACTATCGGAGGTGCAAAGTACGTCCTTGATGAATTAAGAGAAAAGTACAAAGTGAAGTGCGCAACAGCACTCCACGTTACTGATGAATACAAACTCGGAGAGTTTGCATCTACCAATGGTACACTCTTTGCTTGCGCAATGGAAATTACCGCAAAATTCAAAGGAGTATCAGCCCACATCGCTCAAAAAGAGAAAGGTATAGATGCAATAAGAAATGCCGTAGGATTTCTCTCTGAGTTCTACAACAACCCCATAGATGACTCAACTTTAGGCAGAAGGGTACTGGCAGGTTTTGGAAAAATGTTTGGTGGTAATGTAAGAAACGCTGTTGCAGACTATGCACAGGTTGAGGGTTCTATACGTGGAGAAACACTTGAAATTGTCTTTGAGAATTTTCAAAAACTTACTAAAATGGTAGAAAAATACGGTGGAACATTGGAGAAGGGAAGTCTCTACCCACCCGTTGTCAATAACACCGTTATTTATGGTCTATTCAAAGACTTCGTTTCAAAAAACTCGTACAAATTCATAGATTGTGGGATGAAATATACAGGTGAGGACTTCGGATTTTTCACGATGAAATATCCATCCTTGATGTTCTGGGCAGGTGTTAGGACAGGGAACGAAGTAATAGGATTGCACCATCCTAAATTCTTGCCAGGTGACGAGGTTATTCCACACCTTGTCGACTTTATGGTAAAATGGTTAGTTGAACTGTACAATGAATTTTGA
- a CDS encoding SAM hydrolase/SAM-dependent halogenase family protein has product MIVFMTDWGNSHYVGICKGVMRHITDAEIVDLTHNITPYNVREAMYILDRSVDYFPEKSVFLIVVDYGVGTARKAIAVETEKYYFVAPDNGILTLVLERHLPRKIVDLVNKKYHFGSSRTFHGRDIFSPAAAYITKGIFDELGTRLPNYATVPYRKAHMSATGIFGEVAYFDRFGNIETNVPFSWVAQKDQVKLRIGNKTVAVPVVETYADVNEGELLIHEDSTGYIEIAVNKGVARERFKCFEGCELEILF; this is encoded by the coding sequence GTGATTGTATTCATGACCGATTGGGGAAATTCACATTACGTTGGTATCTGCAAAGGCGTGATGCGACATATAACGGATGCAGAAATTGTGGACCTAACACACAACATCACTCCTTACAATGTAAGAGAAGCTATGTATATCTTGGATAGAAGCGTCGACTACTTTCCTGAAAAGTCTGTTTTCCTTATTGTAGTCGACTATGGTGTTGGTACAGCTAGAAAAGCAATAGCAGTGGAAACTGAAAAGTACTATTTCGTTGCACCTGATAATGGTATCCTCACACTGGTTTTGGAAAGGCACCTACCAAGGAAGATCGTTGATTTGGTAAACAAGAAATATCACTTTGGAAGCTCAAGAACATTCCACGGCCGTGATATCTTCTCACCTGCAGCTGCGTACATCACAAAAGGTATCTTCGATGAATTAGGAACAAGGTTACCGAATTACGCCACCGTTCCTTACAGAAAGGCGCACATGAGTGCCACCGGTATCTTTGGGGAAGTGGCCTACTTTGACAGGTTTGGCAATATCGAAACCAACGTGCCTTTCTCCTGGGTTGCTCAGAAAGACCAAGTGAAATTGAGAATAGGCAACAAAACAGTTGCTGTCCCCGTTGTTGAAACCTACGCAGATGTCAACGAAGGAGAGCTCTTAATACACGAAGACAGTACGGGATACATTGAAATTGCGGTGAATAAGGGTGTTGCAAGGGAGAGGTTTAAATGCTTTGAAGGTTGTGAGTTAGAAATTCTGTTCTAA
- a CDS encoding energy-coupling factor transporter transmembrane component T family protein gives MKLTIGKYIPKDSPIHQLDPRVKMISVLIQVTSVMLVKDLIGYIGPVAVFVFFMLLSKIRPVVYLRSLKSMWFLIVFAVIVQYFIGGITSSIYIGLRLSLIFLFATMFTYTTPPLLTARGIVDILKYFGVKDDSREDFGMMLAISIRFIPILLDEADRIIKAQISRGAKYSEKGIKNKLSALTSIIIPLLVSSLRKAEELSLALQARKYGVTKRSHYYTLSWSKSDTLYLLANIGLICTVLAMRIL, from the coding sequence TTGAAACTGACCATAGGAAAATACATCCCAAAAGATTCCCCAATCCACCAGCTAGATCCCAGGGTAAAGATGATTTCCGTTCTTATCCAAGTTACGAGTGTAATGTTAGTTAAAGACCTCATTGGCTACATAGGCCCCGTAGCTGTTTTTGTTTTCTTTATGCTTTTATCAAAAATAAGACCTGTTGTATATTTAAGAAGCTTAAAAAGTATGTGGTTTCTGATAGTTTTCGCTGTTATTGTTCAGTACTTCATAGGAGGGATTACTTCAAGTATTTACATAGGACTTCGCTTGTCTCTCATTTTCCTTTTTGCAACGATGTTCACATACACAACTCCTCCGCTTCTGACCGCAAGAGGAATCGTCGATATTCTCAAGTATTTCGGTGTAAAGGATGATTCACGAGAAGATTTCGGCATGATGCTTGCGATATCGATACGCTTTATCCCAATACTCTTGGACGAGGCAGATAGGATTATCAAAGCGCAGATCTCAAGAGGTGCGAAGTATTCAGAAAAAGGTATTAAGAACAAACTATCTGCACTAACAAGTATCATTATCCCTTTGTTAGTATCTTCTTTAAGGAAAGCCGAAGAGCTATCATTAGCTCTTCAGGCTCGCAAATACGGTGTCACAAAACGAAGTCACTATTATACACTCAGTTGGTCAAAAAGTGACACGCTTTACCTTCTTGCCAACATAGGATTGATTTGCACTGTTTTGGCGATGCGTATACTTTAG
- a CDS encoding aspartate aminotransferase family protein yields MLTQTECYLSNTYNRYPIEVSHAKGIYMWDKSNKRYIDTFMGIGVLLFGHGHEKVIQAMKEKIDRYVHLSNFFVDDDANYVAQRLVRETGRYGKVFFTNSGTESTECALKVVSKVKRHGKIVSFVKNFHGRTLKALSITGFDSIRNQFISDENVVFLPYDYHVVKEFFDKTEDIAAVFIEVVHGSGGLNLIPKEIVDLIRTYKEKKEYIIVADEVQSGLGRTGRFYAYQYFDIEPDIVTVAKGIGGGLPLGACVMLDEFADVFEPGEHGSTFAPNPVALAAGRAVLDMIDEQLMHQVVEMGGYFEKRFSDVGTILGIGLMRGIKPRVSIDSKWVEKFIDHGLLVNILSSGVVRFLLPLNVTAEEIDEIYTRFCNVLEH; encoded by the coding sequence ATGCTCACTCAAACCGAGTGTTATCTGTCGAATACGTATAATAGATATCCGATAGAGGTTTCCCATGCGAAAGGCATATATATGTGGGATAAGTCGAACAAAAGATACATCGATACGTTCATGGGCATTGGTGTTTTGCTTTTCGGACATGGTCATGAGAAGGTTATACAGGCAATGAAGGAGAAAATCGATAGGTACGTCCATCTTTCGAATTTTTTCGTGGATGACGATGCAAATTACGTGGCGCAAAGACTTGTACGCGAGACAGGAAGGTACGGAAAGGTGTTTTTCACTAATTCAGGGACGGAGAGTACAGAATGTGCACTGAAGGTCGTTAGTAAGGTAAAAAGACATGGTAAGATTGTATCCTTTGTTAAGAATTTTCATGGAAGGACTTTGAAGGCCTTGAGTATCACGGGATTTGATAGTATACGTAATCAGTTCATATCCGATGAAAACGTAGTGTTTCTTCCCTACGATTATCATGTGGTCAAGGAATTCTTTGACAAGACCGAAGATATAGCTGCCGTGTTCATTGAGGTTGTACACGGTAGTGGTGGACTTAATCTGATTCCGAAAGAAATTGTAGATTTGATAAGAACTTACAAGGAGAAGAAGGAATATATAATCGTTGCGGACGAGGTGCAGAGTGGACTTGGTAGAACAGGACGATTTTACGCCTATCAGTATTTCGATATTGAACCTGATATCGTTACTGTGGCAAAAGGCATTGGAGGGGGTTTGCCACTTGGTGCATGTGTAATGCTCGATGAGTTCGCCGATGTCTTCGAGCCAGGTGAACACGGCTCGACGTTTGCTCCGAATCCTGTGGCTCTTGCCGCTGGAAGAGCGGTCTTGGATATGATTGATGAACAGTTGATGCATCAAGTTGTTGAAATGGGCGGGTACTTTGAAAAGCGTTTCTCAGATGTTGGAACCATCTTAGGTATAGGGTTGATGAGGGGAATAAAGCCAAGAGTATCGATTGATTCGAAGTGGGTTGAGAAATTCATAGACCATGGGCTTTTGGTAAATATACTAAGTAGTGGTGTTGTGAGGTTCTTGTTGCCGTTGAACGTAACTGCTGAAGAGATTGACGAGATATACACAAGGTTCTGCAACGTTTTAGAGCACTAA
- a CDS encoding DUF6062 family protein, whose protein sequence is MGLTEMHLEEVIEQSNFECPICKLTQSSVEQIIGSLLYEAVNDPSVRAKLRIEGLCRKHVEKIEMYLSKHRQLGSMGLAIIYADMLDHLTNFVQSGTEPEMTNRCVLCDKEGMFEEMYIESFVENIESMITLYESSNAVLCYSHYAEISSRLGSILKDRLQRIQVSKFKHLVNLLHSYVDKHDYRNKVEFSKEEIWARKAAGYLVGKSFKVLHQGSADSPDSILKSIGKKFKKRGEK, encoded by the coding sequence TTGGGACTTACTGAGATGCACCTTGAGGAAGTTATCGAACAGTCAAATTTTGAATGCCCCATATGTAAACTCACACAGAGCTCCGTTGAGCAGATAATCGGTAGCCTATTGTATGAGGCTGTAAACGATCCTTCAGTCCGAGCTAAGCTACGTATTGAAGGTTTGTGTCGAAAGCATGTTGAAAAGATAGAGATGTATTTGTCTAAGCATCGGCAACTCGGTTCGATGGGACTAGCGATAATATACGCGGATATGCTCGATCATCTTACCAATTTTGTGCAGTCTGGAACGGAACCTGAGATGACCAACAGATGTGTTTTGTGCGATAAAGAAGGAATGTTTGAAGAGATGTACATTGAATCTTTTGTTGAGAATATCGAGAGCATGATTACGCTTTATGAGTCATCGAACGCTGTATTGTGCTATAGCCATTATGCTGAGATTTCTTCAAGACTTGGTAGTATTCTAAAAGATAGGCTTCAAAGAATTCAAGTGTCTAAATTCAAACACTTGGTAAACTTACTGCATTCGTACGTTGATAAGCACGATTATAGGAACAAGGTTGAGTTCTCAAAAGAGGAAATATGGGCACGTAAGGCGGCGGGATATTTGGTCGGAAAGAGTTTCAAGGTTTTACATCAAGGAAGCGCTGATTCTCCAGACAGTATTCTGAAAAGCATTGGTAAGAAGTTCAAAAAGCGAGGAGAAAAATAG
- a CDS encoding aspartate kinase, translating into MTRVGSDKVIVQKYGGSSVADAERIKNVARRIAKKVQEGYKVVTVVSAMGKTTDNLISLAKSVSSRPDERELDMLLTTGEQVSCALVAMALKDMGINAISLNAFQVKILTTKSHNNARIMDISVKKLKEYLDNHDVLVVTGFQGVTEDEHLTTLGRGGSDTSAVALAAKLKCDCEIYSDVAGVYTCDPKLYPQTKKLQYVTYDDMLEMAATGAKVLHSRSVEIAKKYGVKIYCGSSFSDEEGTWVVDRIPEWLEEPLVTGVSLDRNQVKVSIMDLPNDANVVTDIFKKVAEKGINVDMISLLKNGSATHVSFTVVPERLDKIESLLNETLAEFGAKYHFYGQYAKITVVGTGMRSHYGVASKLLEVLAKHGVEPELITTSEIKISVLVPEDVAQELVKSICEAFDL; encoded by the coding sequence TTGACAAGGGTAGGCAGCGACAAAGTCATTGTTCAAAAGTACGGGGGTTCTTCTGTTGCGGATGCCGAGAGGATCAAGAATGTAGCTCGAAGGATAGCAAAGAAAGTCCAAGAAGGGTACAAAGTGGTGACCGTCGTTTCTGCAATGGGGAAAACCACGGATAACCTTATTTCGCTTGCAAAGAGTGTGTCAAGCAGACCGGATGAACGTGAACTCGATATGCTCCTTACAACAGGCGAGCAAGTTTCTTGTGCACTTGTTGCAATGGCTCTTAAAGATATGGGTATAAACGCAATCTCACTGAACGCTTTCCAGGTGAAGATTCTGACAACAAAATCACACAACAATGCAAGGATAATGGATATCAGCGTCAAGAAGTTGAAAGAGTACCTTGATAATCATGATGTGCTCGTGGTAACGGGCTTTCAGGGAGTTACCGAGGATGAGCATCTAACGACTCTCGGTAGGGGTGGTTCTGACACATCGGCGGTGGCGCTGGCCGCCAAGTTGAAATGCGATTGTGAAATCTACAGTGATGTGGCAGGTGTCTACACGTGCGATCCGAAACTCTATCCTCAGACGAAGAAACTTCAGTACGTCACGTACGATGATATGCTGGAAATGGCGGCAACTGGTGCAAAGGTCCTACATTCGCGATCGGTTGAGATAGCGAAAAAATATGGAGTTAAAATCTACTGTGGTTCATCATTCAGCGATGAGGAGGGAACTTGGGTGGTTGACAGGATTCCTGAATGGCTTGAAGAACCTTTGGTAACTGGTGTGAGCTTGGATAGGAACCAAGTCAAAGTGTCCATTATGGACCTTCCAAATGATGCGAATGTTGTTACCGACATATTCAAGAAGGTTGCCGAGAAGGGAATAAACGTCGACATGATTTCGTTGTTGAAAAACGGTTCGGCTACTCACGTTTCGTTTACAGTTGTTCCTGAAAGGCTCGATAAGATCGAAAGTCTTTTGAACGAAACACTGGCAGAATTCGGTGCGAAATACCACTTCTATGGTCAGTATGCTAAAATAACAGTAGTTGGAACTGGCATGCGCTCGCATTACGGTGTTGCGTCGAAGTTGCTCGAAGTTTTGGCAAAGCACGGTGTTGAGCCTGAACTGATAACGACTTCTGAAATTAAGATATCGGTGCTCGTGCCTGAAGATGTTGCACAAGAGCTTGTGAAAAGTATCTGTGAAGCTTTTGATTTGTGA
- the dapD gene encoding 2,3,4,5-tetrahydropyridine-2,6-dicarboxylate N-acetyltransferase, with the protein MDMKKSARELTSEEIIELIAKSKKRDVVRVYVSGNLEGIDFNKYRSQGAEFDFVVGKDFGVLFGDLEVISQVLENKNIRHYKVEYIARNSAIPLADISRFNARIEPGAIIREYVEIGDKAVVMMGAVINIGAVIGEGTMVDMNAVIGARARIGRYCHIGAGAVVAGVVEPPSANPVVIEDHVLVGANAVILEGVRVGHHAVVAAGAVVVNDVEPYTVVAGVPAKMVKKVDEKTADKTQILESLREINK; encoded by the coding sequence ATGGACATGAAAAAGAGTGCAAGGGAATTAACAAGCGAAGAGATTATTGAACTAATAGCAAAGAGTAAGAAAAGGGATGTTGTTAGGGTTTATGTATCCGGAAATCTTGAGGGCATCGATTTCAATAAATACAGATCTCAAGGTGCTGAGTTTGATTTTGTCGTAGGTAAAGACTTCGGTGTTTTGTTTGGAGATTTGGAAGTGATATCTCAAGTACTTGAGAACAAGAATATACGCCATTACAAAGTGGAGTACATCGCAAGGAATTCGGCTATACCGCTTGCGGATATTTCACGCTTCAATGCAAGGATAGAGCCCGGTGCGATTATTCGTGAGTATGTTGAGATAGGTGATAAGGCGGTTGTTATGATGGGCGCTGTGATTAATATAGGGGCGGTTATAGGTGAAGGGACGATGGTCGATATGAACGCTGTAATCGGTGCGCGAGCTCGCATTGGTAGGTACTGCCACATAGGTGCTGGTGCTGTTGTGGCTGGTGTTGTTGAACCGCCAAGTGCAAATCCCGTTGTCATCGAAGATCACGTCCTTGTTGGTGCGAATGCTGTGATTTTAGAAGGTGTCAGGGTTGGGCATCACGCGGTCGTCGCAGCTGGTGCAGTTGTTGTCAACGATGTTGAACCGTACACCGTTGTCGCTGGTGTGCCGGCAAAGATGGTTAAGAAGGTTGATGAGAAGACAGCCGATAAAACTCAGATTTTGGAAAGTCTCAGAGAGATTAATAAGTAA
- a CDS encoding 4-hydroxy-tetrahydrodipicolinate reductase has translation MSERNLRYGLIGANGKMGTEIQSYFSLFGDVCVFKKDKGFSEEIETPQVIIDFSSPDAVFETVELCKKYGSGLVIGTTALMQEHFDALHELANYVPVVQSYNFSTGIAILKRLLKEYGAYFEDWDAAMVEIHHNQKKDAPSGTAKILKQALGREVPISSIRVGGVFGEHTVIFSNSGETIELTHRALSRRAFAIGVRNAALFVLTKEKGFYSYDDVLASAGL, from the coding sequence ATGAGTGAAAGAAATTTAAGGTATGGCCTAATCGGTGCCAATGGAAAGATGGGTACGGAAATTCAGAGCTATTTTTCTTTGTTCGGTGATGTGTGTGTTTTCAAAAAAGACAAGGGATTTTCAGAAGAAATCGAAACACCGCAGGTAATAATTGACTTCTCATCACCAGACGCAGTTTTTGAAACTGTCGAGCTGTGCAAGAAATATGGTTCTGGACTTGTGATAGGGACAACCGCTCTGATGCAGGAACATTTCGATGCACTACACGAGTTAGCTAACTATGTGCCAGTTGTTCAGAGCTACAATTTTTCGACCGGTATTGCTATTTTAAAAAGGCTATTGAAAGAGTACGGTGCTTATTTTGAAGATTGGGATGCCGCTATGGTTGAAATCCACCACAATCAAAAGAAGGATGCGCCTTCTGGAACTGCGAAGATACTGAAGCAGGCACTGGGCAGGGAGGTGCCTATAAGTTCCATAAGGGTTGGTGGGGTTTTTGGTGAACATACGGTGATTTTCTCGAACTCAGGTGAAACGATAGAGCTAACGCACAGGGCTTTGTCAAGAAGGGCATTTGCAATAGGTGTGAGGAATGCAGCGTTATTTGTGTTAACAAAAGAAAAAGGATTCTACAGCTACGACGATGTGCTCGCATCTGCGGGATTGTAG
- the dapA gene encoding 4-hydroxy-tetrahydrodipicolinate synthase produces MFEGVGTAIVTPFVNGEVDYESYERIVRWQLESGVSAIIVAGTTGEGATLSVEEREQLTTLTKQLCEGKAQVIVGTGSNDTKKTLELSLSAQRCGADAVLIVTPYYNKPTQEGLYAHYKYLSERLDIPIVIYNVPSRTGVNISPETVARLAAECRNVKAIKEANPDVAQSDEIYRLTKDLDFYIYSGNDDRAFHMICAGAKGVISVASNVIPAQMVEMVDAIFSANLPKALEIHTRLLPLFKALFIETNPLPVKAAMYLMGLLNNEFRLPLVPPKESTVEKLRVVLRELGVIQ; encoded by the coding sequence ATGTTCGAAGGGGTCGGGACTGCGATAGTGACACCTTTTGTCAACGGAGAGGTTGATTACGAAAGCTATGAGCGAATCGTTAGATGGCAGTTGGAAAGCGGTGTAAGTGCCATAATCGTTGCAGGTACGACAGGTGAAGGTGCCACATTAAGTGTTGAGGAAAGAGAACAACTGACAACTTTGACAAAGCAGTTGTGCGAAGGCAAGGCTCAGGTCATTGTGGGAACTGGGAGCAACGATACCAAGAAGACTTTGGAACTTTCACTGAGTGCACAACGCTGCGGTGCGGATGCGGTCTTGATAGTGACACCTTACTACAACAAGCCCACTCAAGAAGGTCTTTACGCACACTACAAATATCTGTCCGAAAGGTTGGATATTCCCATCGTCATATACAACGTCCCATCTCGAACAGGCGTGAATATATCTCCTGAAACTGTGGCACGCTTAGCTGCCGAATGCAGGAATGTCAAAGCGATAAAGGAAGCTAATCCGGACGTTGCACAATCAGATGAGATTTACAGATTGACAAAAGACCTCGATTTTTACATATACTCCGGTAACGATGATAGGGCGTTTCACATGATTTGTGCTGGTGCAAAAGGTGTTATCTCCGTGGCTTCGAACGTGATTCCAGCACAGATGGTAGAGATGGTGGATGCGATATTCTCAGCTAACCTTCCAAAAGCCCTCGAGATCCACACACGTCTTCTCCCACTCTTTAAAGCCTTGTTTATCGAAACCAATCCGCTTCCAGTTAAGGCTGCTATGTACTTGATGGGATTGCTGAACAATGAATTCAGGCTCCCACTCGTTCCACCAAAGGAATCGACCGTGGAAAAGCTAAGAGTTGTTCTCAGAGAGTTGGGGGTGATTCAATGA